A region of the Polynucleobacter sp. MWH-Braz-FAM2G genome:
TGAGCAAAATTGTTCAATCTTAGTTTGTCAAGAAACAGGCGATGCTGCTGTAGTCGACCCAGGCGGTGATATCGAAAAGATACTTGAAGGCGTGAAACAGATGGGAGGTAATGTTAAAAAAATATTACTTACTCACGGTCACCTAGACCATTGTGCCGCCGCTAAAGATTTGGCCGAGCAACTGAAAGTGCCTATTGAGGGGCCACAGGAAGATGAGCGCTTTTGGATTGATCAGTTGCCAGAACAAACAGTGCGTTTTGGATTTGGTCATGCGAAAGCTTTTGAGCCTGATCGTTGGTTAAATAATGGCGATCATGTTCAAGTGGGAAATGTTGATCTTGAGGTATTTCATTGTCCTGGCCATACTCCTGGCCACGTTGTATTTTTTGATAAGGAAAATCGTCTTGCAATTGTTGGTGATGTTCTATTTGCCGGATCAATTGGGCGAACGGATTTTCCACGAGGTAACCATGCAGATTTAATTAATGCAATTAAAACGAAGTTATGGCCATTAGGCGATGACGTACAGTTTGTTCCTGGACACGGCCCCATGTCTACATTTGGCCAAGAACGAAAAACCAACCCCTATGTAGGGGATGGCGCTTAAAGCATTAAATGTTTAAGAATTTAGGTTTTAGCAGAGCCAGTACGATGCGTACGGTTGTATAAGCAGCTAGCGCAAATCCAGCGCTGCTTACGATTGCTTGTGGGAATCCATGTGCCACCTTCAAGCCGTTTTTCGCGACTGCAAGAAGAGCAAAATTTCAGGCTCTGTGAGTTTTCTTGGGTAGCTGCTGGAGTCGAGGTAGTCATTGGCAATCCGGGTAAGGCAAATCTTTATACAGAGATCTATTTTACCCGTTTTGTCCCGCAGGAGCAGGGCTCAGTACAACTCGAACTGATTCCGCTGTCTTATTGCCGTCAAAATCTAACCAAGCCTTGTTTTCGAAGTCGTATAGCTTGCACTTGCGAGCAGTATCGAAATACCAAGCCCATGAGAACTTTTGCACGAAAATACGTTCAGGAAGGATGGTTTCCAAGGTCTTTTGGGCTTCTGGCAGGCGATATAGCGGCACACTCATATCCACATGATGGGCTGTGTGCTCCATGATGTGGTGCATTAAGGCGCCCCATATCCAGCTAAAAGTCAGATGAACCGTAGTGGAAACAAACGGTTGCGCCCGCAACCATTCAGATTTCTTGTCGTACCAAGATACCTTTGGATGGGTGTGATGAACATAAACCACAAATCCAATCATTCCGTTCCAGAACAAGAAAGGAACAGCAAAGCCAGTGAGCAAGCCAATCCATATGGATTGGCCAGTTGCAATTGCTCCGGCAATTAAAGTGCCAATCCAGACGATGGCAAACGCGGTAACTAGCAAATTGTCTTTTAAGAAAATT
Encoded here:
- a CDS encoding MBL fold metallo-hydrolase; translated protein: MPIKLGIVPVTPFEQNCSILVCQETGDAAVVDPGGDIEKILEGVKQMGGNVKKILLTHGHLDHCAAAKDLAEQLKVPIEGPQEDERFWIDQLPEQTVRFGFGHAKAFEPDRWLNNGDHVQVGNVDLEVFHCPGHTPGHVVFFDKENRLAIVGDVLFAGSIGRTDFPRGNHADLINAIKTKLWPLGDDVQFVPGHGPMSTFGQERKTNPYVGDGA